From Bordetella flabilis, the proteins below share one genomic window:
- a CDS encoding M81 family metallopeptidase produces MKALIARMNHETNTFSPVPTPLAAFGRHGPAYGDDARRENEGARTAMGAFIDLAREHGAEIVTPLSAWAYPSGPVHADAYDEMCARILAAVPGCDAIFLDLHGAMVAQNSDDGEGDLLARVRAAAPGVPIAVALDLHGNVTARMVRNADVIVSFKTYPHVDMYETGEHAGRLLWRMIAGEFRPVMAWRRPPLMTHTLRSATDTGAMRDAVQAAREAEAQGLAAASVLAGFGLADIPHPCISVVVVADGDRALAEAAAERIAAGIWAGRDGFVYRSEPLAASLERGATLAQGAERPVLLLDHGDNCNSGGTCDTTAVLEAALARGMQGILAGVLCDPEAVARMAEAGVGARVTLPLGNKRSLAALGIHASPMQATGVVRAVTDGEYVITGPTYTGMRVGMGRTAVLDLGAARVVVSEQPHEPWDLAVFESVGEDPRAARFLLLKSRMYCRPVFVPISGGLVECDSPGVTTSDYGIFPYVKRQPPLYPLEAAEFDARATPADA; encoded by the coding sequence ATGAAAGCGCTGATCGCCCGGATGAACCACGAAACCAATACGTTTTCCCCGGTGCCCACCCCGCTGGCGGCCTTCGGGCGCCATGGGCCGGCCTACGGCGACGATGCGCGCCGCGAGAACGAGGGCGCGCGCACGGCCATGGGCGCCTTCATCGACCTGGCCAGGGAGCACGGGGCGGAGATCGTGACGCCGCTATCGGCGTGGGCCTATCCCAGCGGGCCGGTCCATGCCGACGCCTACGACGAGATGTGCGCGCGCATCCTGGCCGCGGTGCCCGGCTGCGACGCGATATTCCTGGACCTGCACGGCGCGATGGTGGCGCAGAACAGCGACGACGGCGAAGGCGACCTGCTGGCGCGCGTGCGCGCCGCCGCGCCGGGCGTGCCCATCGCGGTCGCGCTGGACCTGCACGGCAACGTGACGGCGCGCATGGTGCGCAACGCCGACGTCATCGTCAGCTTCAAGACCTATCCGCATGTCGACATGTATGAAACCGGCGAACACGCCGGCCGCCTGCTGTGGCGCATGATCGCAGGGGAGTTCCGGCCGGTGATGGCGTGGCGCCGGCCGCCCCTGATGACCCATACGCTGCGTTCGGCGACCGATACCGGCGCGATGCGCGATGCCGTTCAGGCGGCGCGCGAGGCCGAGGCGCAGGGGCTGGCGGCGGCGTCGGTCCTGGCGGGCTTCGGCCTGGCCGATATTCCGCATCCGTGCATCAGCGTGGTGGTGGTCGCCGACGGGGACCGCGCGCTGGCCGAAGCGGCGGCCGAACGCATCGCGGCCGGGATATGGGCCGGGCGCGATGGTTTCGTGTATCGCAGCGAGCCGCTGGCGGCGTCGCTGGAGCGCGGCGCGACGCTGGCGCAGGGCGCGGAGCGCCCGGTTTTGCTCCTGGACCATGGCGACAACTGCAATTCGGGCGGCACCTGCGATACCACGGCGGTCCTGGAAGCGGCGCTGGCGCGCGGCATGCAGGGCATCCTGGCCGGCGTGCTGTGCGACCCCGAGGCGGTCGCCCGCATGGCCGAAGCGGGCGTGGGCGCGCGCGTCACCCTGCCACTGGGCAACAAGCGTTCGCTGGCGGCGCTGGGCATCCATGCGTCACCGATGCAGGCGACCGGCGTCGTGCGGGCCGTCACGGACGGCGAATACGTCATCACCGGGCCCACATATACGGGGATGCGGGTGGGCATGGGGCGTACCGCGGTGCTCGACCTGGGTGCGGCGCGCGTGGTCGTGTCCGAGCAGCCCCACGAGCCCTGGGATCTCGCCGTGTTCGAAAGCGTGGGCGAGGATCCGCGTGCCGCGCGCTTCCTGCTGCTGAAGTCGCGGATGTATTGCCGGCCGGTATTCGTGCCGATTTCCGGCGGCCTGGTGGAATGCGACAGTCCGGGCGTCACGACGTCGGACTACGGCATTTTCCCCTATGTGAAGCGCCAGCCGCCCCTGTATCCGCTGGAGGCCGCGGAGTTCGACGCGCGCGCCACGCCGGCCGACGCCTGA